A window of the Amblyraja radiata isolate CabotCenter1 chromosome 5, sAmbRad1.1.pri, whole genome shotgun sequence genome harbors these coding sequences:
- the bclaf1 gene encoding bcl-2-associated transcription factor 1 isoform X3: MVRSNSRSHSSRSRSRSCSSSRSRSNSRSRSRKKRYSSRSRSRSYSRSRSRDRNYPREYRDYRGNRGMRRPYNNRGRGRGYYQGGPRYYRGGYRLNWQNRRQSRSPRRGRSRSRTPKRRSTSQRSRSRSRRSSSARSPGSSSSRSSSRHSRSPVTSKQRKPTDKRRKKTDGTVSLEESEKNKQTEKVGTDVKCDTDSTKVHSEFRKSPPIRSESWAGLSTYNDNSPRSRHSLSSLPSPSSLSPTQSIPSHHSFSQAGPPRLSSSKASPPSSSLQHSPEQHSSSGHSASQYSPSQCSPIRKSPTKVVSSQLNVPKEEGRLKQSAFSGDAADMELSKSKYLKRFAEKEESRTFVLDRGDGREKDAQKERGLEKDRAKGREWGGKVGVDYNSLKGEYFKKETDKMLYLTESPERRRQFLLVGLAEADSCRPKFQYTVTNQKEKGYESWNLGYEENKYKTKIVIKGAKDHDRFGDERSFKFNVASFSSSAIKEKLRDEDKYAEKKYEERTATKKESISPDPMKGEKFKELYDPCSSLPEPKNTDVRERDKMSFTEESPSRMKTLPTTSDQPEMKLKMSALQFEDSCPPGSSVTTERQLSSALVHSSTKEQGFHSIFDHLKLPQFCRSSSESFIHHIVTLVHHVKGRWLILEICTLCESETIDLKFPDVPDKIWKKITFQKHYFKSTGVTLNERFTLYQKTSEDHGTRPKSPEIHRRIDISPSSLRKHTRMTEGDISSKEENRKAEKKLKCDAADLRHDIDRRRKEKSKEREGSRESSTSKKPPLEKSGKDQKEYKDFKSFKEGSKYRNKDRDHSSCSSPSSPSPEPQEDREVRKERDEGSSGFKSFQGHTDGAVFQGRGRSRGNFQFRIKGGRGRARGTFSGLNTVSTSTTNPNFQKRPKEEEWDPEYTPKSKKYFLEHV; this comes from the exons ATGGTTCGATCTAATTCAAGATCTCATTCGTCGAGATCAAGGTCTCGATCTTGCTCCAGTTCTAGATCAAGATCGAATTCCAGATCCCGTTCTAGGAAAAAGAGATACAG CTCTAGATCCCGTTCTAGATCCTACTCTCGATCTCGCAGTAGAGATCGTAACTATCCCAGAGAATATCGAGATTATCGTGGTAATAGAGGAATGAGACGTCCCTATAATAATCGTGGAAGAGGGAGAGGCTATTATCAAGGAGGACCCCGATACTATCGAGGTGGTTATAGGCTTAACTGGCAAAATCGAAGACAGTCTCGTAGTCCACGACGAGGCCGTTCAAGGTCAAGAACGCCAAAACGTAGATCGACATCTCAACGATCCAGAAGTCGATCTCGCCGGTCATCCTCTGCAAGGTCTCCTGGTTCATCATCTTCCCGTTCTTCTTCACGCCACAGTAGATCTCCGGTGACTTCAAAACAGCGCAAGCCCACAGACAAACGCAGAAAGAAAACTGATGGAACTGTTTCACTAGAGGAGTCTGAAAAGAACAAGCAAACAGAAAAAGTTGGAACAGATGTTAAATGTGATACTGATTCTACTAAGGTCCACAGTGAATTTCGTAAATCTCCACCCATTCGAAGTGAAAGCTGGGCAGGGCTTTCAACCTACAATGACAATAGTCCAAGATCCCGTCACAGTTTATCTTCACTTCCTAGTCCATCTAGCCTCAGTCCTACACAATCTATTCCCTCCCATCACAGTTTCTCACAGGCTGGGCCACCTAGACTGAGTTCATCTAAGGCCAGTCCACCGTCCTCAAGTTTGCAGCACAGTCCTGAACAGCACAGCTCCTCAGGGCATAGTGCATCACAATACAGCCCTTCTCAGTGCAGTCCAATACGAAAAAGCCCAACAAAAGTAGTTTCATCTCAACTCAATGTTCCAAAGGAAGAAGGTCGACTGAAACAGTCTGCTTTTTCTGGTGACGCTGCGGACATGGAATTGTCCAAATCCAAGTACCTGAAAAG GTTTGCCGAGAAAGAGGAGAGTAGAACCTTTGTGCTGGACAGAGGAGATGGAAGAGAGAAAGATGCTCAAAAGGAAAGGGGCTTAGAGAAAGACAGGGCAAAGGGAAGGGAATGGGGGGGTAAAGTAGGAGTAGATTATAATAGCCTTAAAGGTGAGTACTTTAAGAAGGAAACTGACAAAATGTTGTATTTAACGGAGTCTCCAGAGAGACGTAGACAATTTCTTTTGGTTGGGTTGGCTGAAGCGGATAGTTGTAGACCTAAATTTCAGTACACTGTGACCAATCAGAAGGAAAAGGGTTATGAATCTTGGAATCTTGGCTATGaggaaaataaatacaaaacaaaaattgTAATCAAAGGAGCAAAAGACCACGATAGGTTTGGAGATGAAAGGTCGTTCAAATTTAATGTGGCTAGCTTTTCATCTAGTGCAATTAAAGAGAAGCTTAGGGatgaagacaagtatgcagagaaaaAATATGAGGAAAGAACAGCAACAAAGAAAGAATCTATCTCACCTGATCCGATGAAAGGTGAAAAGTTCAAAGAGCTCTATGATCCATGCTCTTCATTGCCAGAACCAAAAAACACGGATGTCAGAGAAAGGGATAAAATGTCTTTTACAGAGGAAAGTCCATCAAGGATGAAAACCTTGCCCACTACATCTGATCAACCTGAAATGAAATTGAAAATGTCTGCCCTTCAGTTTGAAGATTCTTGTCC ACCCGGAAGTTCTGTGACAACTGAAAGACAGCTTTCCAGTGCTCTTGTCCATTCCAGCACGAAAGAGCAAGGATTCCATTCTATCTTTGATCATCTTAAGTTGCCTCAGTTTTGCCGAAGTTCTTCAGAATCATTTATTCACCATATTGTGACCCTGGTTCATCATGTTAAAG GAAGGTGGCTTATATTGGAAATATGTACTTTATGTGAAAGTGAAACTATTGATTTGAAGTTCCCTGATGTGCCAGACAAAATTTGGAAGAAGATAACATTTCAAA AGCACTATTTCAAGTCAACGGGGGTGACCCTAAATGAGCGCTTTACATTGTATCAGAAGACATCAGAAGATCATGGCACCAGGCCGAAAAGCCCCGAAATCCACAG GAGAATTGATATTTCTCCCAGCTCTCTACGAAAGCATACTCGCATGACAGAGGGAGATATAAGCTCCAAGGAAGAGAACCGAAAG GCagaaaaaaaattgaaatgtGATGCAGCTGACCTGCGCCATGATATTGATCGACGTAGAAAAGAGAAAAGTAAAGAACGTGAAGGTTCGCGAGAATCCAGTACATCAAAGAAACCTCCGTTAGAAAAATCAGGGAAAGACCAAAAAGAGTACAAAGATTTCAAATCCTTCAAGGAGGGAAG CAAGTATAGAAATAAAGATCGGGATCATTCCAGTTGCTCCTCACCATCTTCACCTTCACCTGAACCCCAAGAGGACCGAGAAGTCAGAAAAGAAAGGGATGAGGGATCAAGTGGTTTTAAATCGTTCCAAGGACACACAGATGGTGCAGTTTTTCAAGGGCGAGGAAGATCCAGAGGAAACTTT CAGTTCCGAATAAAAGGTGGCAGAGGGAGAGCCAGAGGAACTTTCTCTGGTTTGAATACTGTTTCCACCAGTACTACAAATCCAAATTTTCAAAAACGACCCAAGGAAGAAGAGTGGGATCCTGAATATACTCCAAAGAGCAAGAAATACTTCTTG GAACACGTTTAA